In Sphingobacterium sp. R2, the genomic stretch TGCAATAGGATTATATTCAATTAGATTGACCTTACACGGTACATGTTTACAGAATTTGGCCAGTTCTTTAGCATCTTCCAATTCATCATTGAAATTATTAAAGACAATATATTCAAATGTGATCGGGCTCTTTGTTTTGGCATAGAAATATTTAAGGGCTTCAGCCAGCGCTTTTAGGGAATTCTGCTCGTTAATCGGCATAATTTCATTTCGCTTTTTATCATTTGCGGCATGCAAAGAAAGCGCTAAGTTGAAACGCACTTGATCATCACCCAATTTCTTAATCATTTTTGCAATACCGGCCGTGGACACCGTAATCCGCTTGGCAGCCATATTCAATCCATCTGGAGCCGTAATACGTTCTACCGATTTCATCATATTGGCATAATTCAACAAGGGCTCTCCCATCCCCATATAGACAATATTTGTCAGAGGCTGACCATAATTCTCTTCGGCTTGCTTGCTGATTAGAACAACCTGATCATAGATCTCATCGGCATTGAGGTTCCTTTTTCGATCCATATAGCCTGTTGCACAGAACTTACAGGTCAGACTACAGCCTACTTGTGAACTGACACAGGCTGTCATACGCTCGGGAGCAGGGATTAACACGCCCTCAATGATATTATTATCATAGAGCCAAAAACTACTTTTAATGGTTTTATCCGAACTGATCTGTGATTCTTTAACTGTAACTGCATTGATTGTAAAATGCTCTTTTAGCTTCTCGCGAAGGGATTTACTTAGATTGCTCATCTGATCAAAATCTACACAAGATTTAACCCAAATCCATTCATAGATCTGTTTTGCACGAAAACCTTGCTCCCCCAACGCTGTAAGTTGGTCTTTGATCTGATCCAAAGACAAACTCCTGATATCTATTCTTTTACTTTTTTCAATCACGGTACAAAGATAAGAATAATTAAGTGACAAAAAATCCCGTTCTACGAAATAGAACGGGACAACTGTTATGTATGTGTTTTAAAATAGGTAGGGCGATATCCAATTAGCCATGAATGGCCTCTTTATTTCCATATGACTGAATAAGCTTACCTTCAAAATCCAGCCACTCTTTCCAACGCTTTTCTACATCAACATCTACGCTATATTTACGTGCAAAATTTAAAAATGTGGTATAATGATTTGCTTCGGAAACCATTAAATCGTAATAAAACTTTGCCAATTCTTTATCTTGAATATTTTGCGACAGCACTCTAAAACGTTCACAACTACGAGCTTCAATCATCGCTGCAAATAATAAACGGTCTATAAAAGCCATGTTACGGCTCCCGTCCTTTTTAGAGAATTTCATCAACTGACCTACATAATCATCTTTTCGCTCACGCCCTAAAGTATATCCTCGTTCTTTAATGATATCAATGACCATCTTAAAATGTTCCATTTCTTCGATAGCGATTGCGGTCAATTCATGTACTAAATCCTCGTGCTCTGAGTTGTTTGTAATTAAGGATATTGCATTTGAAGCAGCTTTTTGTTCACACCATGCATGATCTGTCAAAATCTCCTCTAAATTACCTTCTGCGATGTTTGCCCACCGCGGATCTGTCAATAACTTTAATCCAAGCATCTTACTCTCTAAAATGATTTATTTCACAAAGGTATGTAATATCTAAACGTTAAAAAAATGATAATATCGCTAAATATCTCTGTGTAATGCCCTCCTAATTTCTGGTGCTATTTTCTCGCCATAAATCTCTATAGATCGCAACATTTCTTTATGTCCAGGGGCACCTACATCCATATGAGCAGAGAAACGTGTCAGCTTAAATTTCTCCTGAATCTGCAAGATTTTATCTACAGCATAATTAGCATCTCCAACAATCAGGTGGCCTCTGGAAGACCTTCCGAAATCATATTGCGTGCGTTGATATGGAGGCCAGCCTCGACTTGCCCCTATACGATCCATCTGTGCGGAATAAATCGGATAGTAATAATCTGCTACCTGAGTGCTGTTGTCGCCAAAAAATGCATGCATGTGTACTCCAACTTGAAAATTAGCCATATCATGACCATTATCCTCATACGCTTGGCGATACATGTCAAATAAATGATCGAAACTTTCATACATACCACCAATGATAGCAAACATGACAGGTAAACCCAATTTTCCTGCACGGATAACAGAAGAAGTTGTGCCCCCGACGGCAACCCAAATTGGCAGTGATCCGTTCTTAGGCCGTGGGAAAACTTCTTGATTGATTAGAGGAGCTCTAAAATTTCCACGCCATGTGATTGGATTTTGCTTATTCAAGCTAAGCAAAAGCGCTAACTTCTCTTCAAATAACTCGGAATAATCTTTTAGATCATAACCAAATAAGGGAAAGGATTCGATGAAAGATCCCCTCCCGGCCATTAGCTCGGCCCTTCCATCTGACAACAGATCAACTGCAGCGAAATCCTGAAATAATTTGACAGGATCAGCAGAACTCAATACCGAAACTGCACTACCCAATTTAATATTCTTGGTCACGGTAGAAGCCGCCGCCAAGACTATCTCTGGTGCCGCTACTGCATAATCTGCGCGATGATGTTCTCCTATTCCAAAGAAATCTAAGCCCACTTGATCCATGAGTTTGATTTCTTCAATAATTTCCTTCATTCGGTCTTGTGCTGCCTGGATCTGACCCGTAACTGGATCTATCCGAGAGTCACCAAACATTCCTATTCCTAATTCCATAATTGTCTATTTAAATTCTAAATCAAAATTAAGCCCTTCATAATTTAATTAAATTGATGTAGGACAAGAAATACGAAGAGCATCAAAGCTTTTACCTTCCTTAAAACTATAAAGACCGTTGGTAGCGTACTACCACCGTAGCAAGGAGCTTGCGTATATTAAGGCTGCTCCATTAAAATAGTGCGACAGTATTCTTCGCTACCTGTTCTGCATTTCCACTAAAATGATGTCCGCCAGAAAGGTATACTTTGCTAAAATTCCTAAGGGTTACCTTCTTTACAGCAAAATCGGCTTCATCGTCACCAAGAATAACACTCGTTTTCACGCCATCCATTCTGTTGATTTCCGACACGACATCAAGACTTCGTTTTGCATTACTCCGCCCCAAAATATCTGCAATATGGATCTCAAGATCAGTCGACCCCGAAGGTTCCAAAAGTACTACACTTTTAAGGTTTTTTTTAACGGCAAGATCCAAGCGATTAATAATAAAAGGAACTGCATCCGCACCGAATGAATAACCAACCACAAAAAGGCGGGTATTATGTCGTCCTCCAAGCAAATTTTTAAGCGTGCTTGACACATCCGTAGCAATTTCATTTGGACTTTTTTTCTTCCAGAAATAGCTTTTTGAATCGATAGCAGCCACCGTATATCCCGCTCCAGCAATCAGCTCACAGAGTTTATTTGAAAACGAATTGAACCCGCCATCTCCACTCAGATAGAGAACCAAAGGTAGTACAGCTTTATTATTCCAATATTTCATGTCAATCAAACGTTGTTGAGCAAAAGCATGAAACGCTATGCTTCCAATTATAAATAAAGTGGCTAATTTTTTCATCTGTATGAGCTCTATATGAAGCTATTCATTTGGCTTCATTACTTTTATCAGTGCTGCGGGAAGTTGTATGAGATCAAAATCGTTATCAAATACAAGGTATTTATTTTCCCAAAATGTCGCATATTTTTCTTTAAAATCGCGCAGGCTATGATAATGTTTGAAATTACCTAATCGCTTTGAGGCAAATTTCATAATTTTCTCTGCGGGGCTCTCCGTCGCTCCTAAACCCGTCATTGGTACCATGCCCAAATTTAAATACACGTATTTTCTGGCTTTCGCATAGGCAATAAGTTCAACGATCAACGCATCCATACTTCCACCTGGAGCTTCCGAAGACTTTCGAATCATATCATAGGTACATTCATCTTTTGCATAGTCAGGAATAATATTGAGAAAAGCAACGACTCGACTTGCTTCATTTTTCAGAACAATAATATCCTGTGAGACAAGACCTTCCCCGTCGAACATACCCTGTGAAAAAACCATTTCCTTTTTATCAAATGCTTTCAACCACTCATCGGAGATCGCTTTCAATTGATCTATAATTTCCTTGTTATGCGGTGCTGTCAACACTTCTGTGGTAAACCCCTTTTTATGAATTGCATTCAGTCCGTTACGCAATGACTTACGCTCCTTACCCTCCAGCTTAAATACCTCGAGTTCTAATACTGCCTCCTGTCCAATTGTAATCTTCTGTTTGCGAAGGGAAGAAAAGTGGACCAAGCTATTTTCATCAACACGATAATAAATGGCTTTCAATCCATTTGCATAGCAATATGCATCAAATTCCCGAATCAACTCTTCCTTATCCCCTTGTTCACACACAGGTTCATCCAATACAATTGCAAATTCGTTAGCCAAGCGGTAAGCCGTAAATCCTTCTGAAATTTCCGAAAAAAATAGGCTCTTATCTTTTCCGAGTTTAAAAAAATCCATCGGAGACTGTCCAAATTCGAGCAGCAGCTGCTCCGCACGCTCAAATTCAGATTGGTTCGCGTCCTCATCTGCTAGAAGACGGGGGCGTGCTAACGCATAGATCAAGAGAAACCAGCAAAAAAGGCCAAGTACCTGAGTGATCCGCAAGAGTTCTTGACCAAAGTTTGTTTGTGGCATCAGTTCATCGTCGGCAAACAATAAGAAGCTTCTTGCGGTATGGTAAATGGATTGTCCCCACGTAAAATCGACCCCGAAATGTTGCTTATCAATAAAGTAAAAGCTCAGCACATCAAATAGGCATATGGCCAAGAGAGCAACAAAAAATGTGATAAACCCAATGCGCATCCATCGAATATTACTTTTAATGCGATATTGCTTATAGCTCATCGCCAATAAAACCAAGGTCAATAAAGCCACCGAAGCTTCTTCGTAGTCCAGGGCTTTAAAGACATGCCCCAAAAGGGATAGTGCGCTGAATACTACAGCTATCCAAAATGCAATACGGAAGCCTTTAATCAAATAGGCCGAAGTGACCAGTAAACCCAATCCCAACACTAATACCATAAATTTAGATGCGTGAATTGCTTCCAGCGGCAAATAAAATCGATCAAGTTTCATACGATCGGCCAACGGTGGTGTCAGTACGGAGACGAGGTTCACCACGCCCAAAAAGAAAATAAGCAAGGCAGGTCCAATCCTCGCCAGCAATTGCTTGCCACGCCATGCAAAAGCCAAAAGTCCCAAAATTAAGGGTAGCCAAAATTCGAATGCCCGATAGAGGATAGTGATGCCTAAACCCTCTGCCTGGGAATAGCCATATGCTTTAAAAATATATAACATGGTTAGTTCGACAGCCCCAAGCCCGCGCAAGAAAGGAGAAACGATCATTAATACAACTGATACAGTGTAAGCAATAGCCGCAGCTTCAAAGGAATGATCCAAACCTAGGGCATACATACTTACAAATGCATGTGCTATACCGCAAAATTCCACCACCATGGAGGCGATCATAGTCCCCAACAGATACTTCAGCTTGACTTCTCCGGAAAATATTTCATCAATATTGGAAGAAACAGCAGGAAACTTTGATTCTACCCAGTTGTAGATCCCTCTGTGGGTTCTAAAAGACCAGACTATCCAAAATACAATACCCAACAGCAATCCTAAAATCACCAGTGAAATCCAGGCATCGCCAAAATTTTTGTTGTGCCAGATTGTGTATAATATTACGGGTACGCCAATTATAAAGACAGTCAATAAACCAACATAACCATAAAGAGCGCCAGCCTGATGAATTTGAGTGGTATTTAAATTTCTTTTCCGCAACTGAGTCGTTGTGTAGGCAAGCGAACTAATTCCACCCGCGGGCAAAAACACACTGAGTAAATTGCGCTTTAAGAAAAGATCAATTGCAATCCGCAGATTAATGGAAAGACCAATAGCCTTAAAACTCTGTACATACATCAATCCCTGGAGCACAATATAGATGATGGTTATGGCCACCCCAACGGATACCCAGGTTAAATTGGCCGCACGCAATTGCGGAATAATTGCAGCAAGCTCTTTTCGCTCATTTCTAAAAAATACAAAGGCTAATAAGATTACCAAAACAGCTATTAGTTCCTTCCAATAGGTTTTTGGTGAAAAATGTCGAATCCGTTGAGCAATAGTTTTGACCATATAGTTGTTTAATGGTGGATAACCTTACATATTTTATATACACTGAATAAAGCTAATCGTTTGAAAATGACTAATTGTTAATTTTTCGTCAATTCTTTTCACATTAATCAGTAATTTACCGACATGAAAGAGAAAAAGGTTTTGTTCATCGGACTTGTGTGGCCAGAGCCAACATCTTCTGCGGCGGGCTTTCGCATGATGCAATTGATTGAAACATTCCATGCAAGCTCCTACCAGATTACATTTGCTTCGGCCGCGGCCAAATCACCCTATAGCGCCTTTTTGCAATCTCTGGGGATACAAGAACAGACAATTGTGCTTAATAGCAGCAGCTTTGATGATTTTATTACGCAGCTTCAGCCTGACATTGTTGTATTTGATCGTTTTATGGTCGAAGAGCAATATGGCTGGCGTGTTGCTCAGCAATGTCCCAACGCACTTCGTGTACTTGATACAGAAGATTTACATTTCTTGCGCCAAGCAAGACAGACATCTGTTAAGAGTAAAGATAATTTTTCCTTTCAAGCATTATTTACCGATACCGCCAAACGAGAACTTGCCGCCATACTGCGGAGTGATCTCTCATTGATTATCTCCGAATCTGAAATGAAGATTCTTATCGAAGAATTTCGAATTTCACCGGATATCCTTTATTATCTTCCGTTCCTTGAGAAGGAGATCACTCCCTCTGAGGTGGCACAATGGAAGCCTTTCAAAGAACGCAAGAATTTATTATTTATTGGGAATTTCATTCATGAACCCAACTGGCATACCGTGCAATATCTAAAAACACAAATATGGCCACAGTTAAGAAAGACGCTTCCTAAAGCGGAATTACACATCTATGGGGCCTATGCGACGCAGAAAGTACTACAGTTAAACAATCCAAAAGAGCAATTCTTGATTAAGGGGCGGGCAGAATCTGCTCGTGTTACTATGGAAAACTACCGGGTCCTCCTCGCACCGATTCAATTTGGTGCAGGTGTAAAAGGGAAATTTATTGACGCCATGCAGACCGGCACTCCATCGGTCACGACGACTATCGGAGCAGAAGCCATGAAGGGAAATTTGGACTGGAATGGTTTTATAGAAGATGATCCCGAAACATTTTGTGTCAAAACTGTTGAGCTATATGAAAACAAAAAGATTTGGTATACTGCTCAGGAAAATGGCATCCGAATCATCAACGAACGGTATGAAAAACGAAAGTACCAAGATGACTTTATGACAAATCTATCCTTATTAAAGGCGCAGATTGACAAACATCGTCAACAAAATTTTATTAGTCAGATTTTATTACACCACACGATGCAGAGCACAAAATATATGTCACTATGGATTGAGGAAAAAAACAAATAGATCTTTATTGGACTTCACGCCACCAAGGTGGATATACGCTATCCAATCTATTAAAATACACCAATTGTCCTATTTTAGGCGTAAGCAGATTGATATTTTCTTCATCAGCTATTTCGTAAAATTTCTCCATCGGTTCTTTCCAATCGTGCATAGCCAAAGCGAATTTCGAAGAATGTACGGGTAAAATAGCTTGGGCCTTCAAATCCTTCGTTTCAGCAGCCCATTCATCTGGTAAAGAATGGATATAATGCCAAGCATCGTTATACTGCCCACTTTCTAAGATTGCTAAATCAAATGGCCCGAATTGATCACCTATTTTTTTGAAATGCTTGCCATAGCCACTATCGCCACCCAAGAAAATAGTATACTTGGAGGTCTTTAACACAAAGGATGTCCACAAGGTATTATTCCGTGTGATTCTTCGCCCCGAGAAGTGCCTCGCTGGGGTAAAGGTGACCTGAAAATTAGGTCCTAGTTGTATGCGGTCGTACCAATCACCCTCTATAACCTGATCAGCATTATACCCCCAAGATTCAATATGTGCTCCAACACCAAGACCACAAATAACCTGGCCAACTTTATTGCTCAATTTCGCAACGGTCTCATAGTCCAAGTGATCATAATGATCATGCGTGATAAACAAATAGTCCATTTTAGGAAAAAGCATCGTTGCATAGTCAACCGACATCTTAAAGGGATTATTGCTACCTGGCATAGGGGAAGCATTTTCGCTAAAAACAGGATCCACTAATATTAGTTTTCCATCTAATTTTAACAGATATGAGGAGTGGCCGAACCAGATAAGAACATCGTCTGGAGGGAGATTTTCTAAATCGCAGGCAACAACAGGCAACACATCGATAGGTTTCAAGTGGGGATTTTTATTGAAAAGGAAACCCCAAAACAAAGCGACTACATTGACATCGCTTTTCAACGATGGCGTTACTTCAAGATTATGAAAAGTACCATTTTTAAAATTTGGAGACTGTTTCATCCGCTCCAGTCGAGCACCCTTGAAACTTCCACCAAAGATAGGATGGATAAAATAATAAAGTACGCCGCTGATAAGGATAATCAATAGCGTCGCTAATATAATCCACCCAATCGTTCTCATTAGAAATTATTCTTCCACATCATGGATTCGACCGGACGGATTGTCTTACCGTTATATTTTGCATTACCTTTGGTATTATAAAATGTTTCGATCTCCCCCTCTACCGCAAAATAGATTAACTGTCCTATAGGCATCCCAGCATAAACGCGGACCGGTTGAGCTACCGAAATTTCCAATGTCCAGGTATTGCAGAAACCGACGTCGCCCTTTCCTGCGGTTGCATGGATATCAATCCCTAAGCGACCAGTACTCGATTTACCCTCTAAAAAAGGGACATGCTTATGCGTCTCGGTATATTCTTGTGTAACACCTAAATAGAGCGTATTGGGTTCTAAAACGAATCCCTCTTCAGGAATTTCAAAATGTTGAATTTCATTGTGCTTTTTTGCATCCAGTACACGGTCTGCGTACGTTGCCAAATATTTTCCCAAATGTACATCGTATGAATTTGTGCCCAAACACTTACGATCAAATGGTTTAATGACAATACTGCCATTTTCAATCTCTTCGAGAATTCTTTTATCAGATAAAATCATGTATTTCAAAATAGCAAAGGCATCAGGCCATGCTATACAAATTCAAAAATACAGTTCTCCCACTAATTTTACTTCATTTTTCAAAACAAAAATCTGCGATTTGTTTTTAAATTTGGACATGAGTCTAGTATATCTACGTGAAATTGATAGCCAAACCAAATTTGCTATTTGGCGAATTGAAGAATCTGACGATGATTTGATGTCGAAGCTTCAGTTGGATGAACGTGAAAAAGCAATTTTGGGTTCCTTCAATATTGGAAAAAGAAGGCTCCACTGGCTTGCAACACGTGTGTTATTGCGAACGCTATTAAATACATCCCGCTATATTGAATGTCCTTCCGATCCGAATGGCAAACCTTATCTCGCTAATTTTCCTCAGAAAATATCACTTTCGCACTCATTTGACTATGCGGCTGCAATGATCAGTACAAAGGGAGAGGTTGGGATCGATATGGAAATCATCAACACAAAAGTAGAGCGCATCCAACACAAATTTCTAAAGCCTGAAGAGCTCGCTTTCATCACCCGTGATGAGAACCAATATGAGCAACTTTATGCATGCTGGTGTGCCAAAGAGGCTATTTACAAACTTCAAGGGAATGCGGGTGTTTCTTTCCTGAACAACATGACCATACAACCATTCACCTATCAATCGCAAGGTATGTTAAAACTTGAACTAGACAGCAATCAAAAGAAGCATATTTATGATGTGTATTACGAAAAATTCAATGCGTATATGCTTGCTTATGCTGTGGAATAGGACATTTAAAAAAATAATTTTTCTCAATTTCAATGAATTAGCTTTCTAACTGCACTTTTTTTTTGCGCTTTTTGA encodes the following:
- a CDS encoding LLM class flavin-dependent oxidoreductase, with product MELGIGMFGDSRIDPVTGQIQAAQDRMKEIIEEIKLMDQVGLDFFGIGEHHRADYAVAAPEIVLAAASTVTKNIKLGSAVSVLSSADPVKLFQDFAAVDLLSDGRAELMAGRGSFIESFPLFGYDLKDYSELFEEKLALLLSLNKQNPITWRGNFRAPLINQEVFPRPKNGSLPIWVAVGGTTSSVIRAGKLGLPVMFAIIGGMYESFDHLFDMYRQAYEDNGHDMANFQVGVHMHAFFGDNSTQVADYYYPIYSAQMDRIGASRGWPPYQRTQYDFGRSSRGHLIVGDANYAVDKILQIQEKFKLTRFSAHMDVGAPGHKEMLRSIEIYGEKIAPEIRRALHRDI
- the rlmN gene encoding 23S rRNA (adenine(2503)-C(2))-methyltransferase RlmN, coding for MEKSKRIDIRSLSLDQIKDQLTALGEQGFRAKQIYEWIWVKSCVDFDQMSNLSKSLREKLKEHFTINAVTVKESQISSDKTIKSSFWLYDNNIIEGVLIPAPERMTACVSSQVGCSLTCKFCATGYMDRKRNLNADEIYDQVVLISKQAEENYGQPLTNIVYMGMGEPLLNYANMMKSVERITAPDGLNMAAKRITVSTAGIAKMIKKLGDDQVRFNLALSLHAANDKKRNEIMPINEQNSLKALAEALKYFYAKTKSPITFEYIVFNNFNDELEDAKELAKFCKHVPCKVNLIEYNPIALADFLNAEADKIEIFANYLKSQGIITNVRRSRGKDIDAACGQLAIKDKKEEESEA
- a CDS encoding phosphatidylglycerol lysyltransferase domain-containing protein, which codes for MVKTIAQRIRHFSPKTYWKELIAVLVILLAFVFFRNERKELAAIIPQLRAANLTWVSVGVAITIIYIVLQGLMYVQSFKAIGLSINLRIAIDLFLKRNLLSVFLPAGGISSLAYTTTQLRKRNLNTTQIHQAGALYGYVGLLTVFIIGVPVILYTIWHNKNFGDAWISLVILGLLLGIVFWIVWSFRTHRGIYNWVESKFPAVSSNIDEIFSGEVKLKYLLGTMIASMVVEFCGIAHAFVSMYALGLDHSFEAAAIAYTVSVVLMIVSPFLRGLGAVELTMLYIFKAYGYSQAEGLGITILYRAFEFWLPLILGLLAFAWRGKQLLARIGPALLIFFLGVVNLVSVLTPPLADRMKLDRFYLPLEAIHASKFMVLVLGLGLLVTSAYLIKGFRIAFWIAVVFSALSLLGHVFKALDYEEASVALLTLVLLAMSYKQYRIKSNIRWMRIGFITFFVALLAICLFDVLSFYFIDKQHFGVDFTWGQSIYHTARSFLLFADDELMPQTNFGQELLRITQVLGLFCWFLLIYALARPRLLADEDANQSEFERAEQLLLEFGQSPMDFFKLGKDKSLFFSEISEGFTAYRLANEFAIVLDEPVCEQGDKEELIREFDAYCYANGLKAIYYRVDENSLVHFSSLRKQKITIGQEAVLELEVFKLEGKERKSLRNGLNAIHKKGFTTEVLTAPHNKEIIDQLKAISDEWLKAFDKKEMVFSQGMFDGEGLVSQDIIVLKNEASRVVAFLNIIPDYAKDECTYDMIRKSSEAPGGSMDALIVELIAYAKARKYVYLNLGMVPMTGLGATESPAEKIMKFASKRLGNFKHYHSLRDFKEKYATFWENKYLVFDNDFDLIQLPAALIKVMKPNE
- a CDS encoding tRNA-(ms[2]io[6]A)-hydroxylase, with amino-acid sequence MLGLKLLTDPRWANIAEGNLEEILTDHAWCEQKAASNAISLITNNSEHEDLVHELTAIAIEEMEHFKMVIDIIKERGYTLGRERKDDYVGQLMKFSKKDGSRNMAFIDRLLFAAMIEARSCERFRVLSQNIQDKELAKFYYDLMVSEANHYTTFLNFARKYSVDVDVEKRWKEWLDFEGKLIQSYGNKEAIHG
- a CDS encoding glycosyltransferase — protein: MKEKKVLFIGLVWPEPTSSAAGFRMMQLIETFHASSYQITFASAAAKSPYSAFLQSLGIQEQTIVLNSSSFDDFITQLQPDIVVFDRFMVEEQYGWRVAQQCPNALRVLDTEDLHFLRQARQTSVKSKDNFSFQALFTDTAKRELAAILRSDLSLIISESEMKILIEEFRISPDILYYLPFLEKEITPSEVAQWKPFKERKNLLFIGNFIHEPNWHTVQYLKTQIWPQLRKTLPKAELHIYGAYATQKVLQLNNPKEQFLIKGRAESARVTMENYRVLLAPIQFGAGVKGKFIDAMQTGTPSVTTTIGAEAMKGNLDWNGFIEDDPETFCVKTVELYENKKIWYTAQENGIRIINERYEKRKYQDDFMTNLSLLKAQIDKHRQQNFISQILLHHTMQSTKYMSLWIEEKNK
- the dcd gene encoding dCTP deaminase gives rise to the protein MILSDKRILEEIENGSIVIKPFDRKCLGTNSYDVHLGKYLATYADRVLDAKKHNEIQHFEIPEEGFVLEPNTLYLGVTQEYTETHKHVPFLEGKSSTGRLGIDIHATAGKGDVGFCNTWTLEISVAQPVRVYAGMPIGQLIYFAVEGEIETFYNTKGNAKYNGKTIRPVESMMWKNNF
- a CDS encoding 4'-phosphopantetheinyl transferase superfamily protein, which gives rise to MSLVYLREIDSQTKFAIWRIEESDDDLMSKLQLDEREKAILGSFNIGKRRLHWLATRVLLRTLLNTSRYIECPSDPNGKPYLANFPQKISLSHSFDYAAAMISTKGEVGIDMEIINTKVERIQHKFLKPEELAFITRDENQYEQLYACWCAKEAIYKLQGNAGVSFLNNMTIQPFTYQSQGMLKLELDSNQKKHIYDVYYEKFNAYMLAYAVE
- a CDS encoding AcvB/VirJ family lysyl-phosphatidylglycerol hydrolase, whose translation is MKKLATLFIIGSIAFHAFAQQRLIDMKYWNNKAVLPLVLYLSGDGGFNSFSNKLCELIAGAGYTVAAIDSKSYFWKKKSPNEIATDVSSTLKNLLGGRHNTRLFVVGYSFGADAVPFIINRLDLAVKKNLKSVVLLEPSGSTDLEIHIADILGRSNAKRSLDVVSEINRMDGVKTSVILGDDEADFAVKKVTLRNFSKVYLSGGHHFSGNAEQVAKNTVALF
- a CDS encoding MBL fold metallo-hydrolase, with the protein product MRTIGWIILATLLIILISGVLYYFIHPIFGGSFKGARLERMKQSPNFKNGTFHNLEVTPSLKSDVNVVALFWGFLFNKNPHLKPIDVLPVVACDLENLPPDDVLIWFGHSSYLLKLDGKLILVDPVFSENASPMPGSNNPFKMSVDYATMLFPKMDYLFITHDHYDHLDYETVAKLSNKVGQVICGLGVGAHIESWGYNADQVIEGDWYDRIQLGPNFQVTFTPARHFSGRRITRNNTLWTSFVLKTSKYTIFLGGDSGYGKHFKKIGDQFGPFDLAILESGQYNDAWHYIHSLPDEWAAETKDLKAQAILPVHSSKFALAMHDWKEPMEKFYEIADEENINLLTPKIGQLVYFNRLDSVYPPWWREVQ